A window of Cottoperca gobio chromosome 16, fCotGob3.1, whole genome shotgun sequence contains these coding sequences:
- the cblc gene encoding E3 ubiquitin-protein ligase CBL-C isoform X1, with product MLGELRAMFPGGIFQGDSYRVTKPEAKEFWMRSFGNKCVVQWIRFKEQLRSVHAFEEGMESMALKSTIDLTCNNHISVFEFDIFTRLFQPWRSLIRNWNQLAVTHPGYMAFLTYDQVIARLEHHLHQPGSYIFRLSCTRMGQWAIGHVTSKGAIVQTIPQNTPLYEALVQGFMGGCYLYPDGRDVNPDLTNVFEPAQRGKVKVTEEQYELYCDIGSTFQLCKICAERDKDTRIQPCGHLLCQPCLKGWQQKSAGHTCPYCRCDIRGTESILVEPYRSGRGQWEEEEGEDEQEEDDHEDIELMLKEMAATRKFSHLDFEVPMSHLSAPPLLPKTLTTARCPSPSRQTETSETDTLDQHSRSQAGSGNGARRRHTQQTHSSAELLTEAESVPSSQKGVDSWIAWLGPSSPATPRQRHEEREESRAGLREDKRDLEEMTSTMSS from the exons ATGCTCGGGGAGCTGAGGGCCATGTTTCCAGGGGGCATTTTTCAAGGTGACTCCTACAGGGTGACAAAGCCAGAGGCTAAGGAGTTTTGGATGCGTTCATTTGGAAACAA ATGTGTAGTGCAGTGGATTCGTTTCAAAGAGCAGCTGCGGAGCGTACATGCGTTTGAGGAAGGGATGGAGTCCATGGCTCTGAAATCAACTATAGATCTCACCTGTAATAACCACAtctctgtgtttgagtttgacaTCTTCACCAGACTGTTTCAG CCGTGGAGGTCACTCATAAGGAACTGGAACCAGCTGGCGGTGACTCATCCAGGCTACATGGCCTTCCTCACCTATGACCAGGTTATAGCTCGTCTGGAGCACCACCTGCATCAACCCGGGAG CTATATCTTTCGCCTGAGCTGCACAAGAATGGGTCAGTGGGCTATCGGTCATGTGACCAGTAAAGGGGCCATTGTCCAGACCATCCCCCAGAATACACCTCTCTACGAGGCTCTCGTTCAGGGCTTCATGGGAGGCTG CTACCTGTACCCGGATGGCCGTGATGTGAACCCTGACCTGACAAACGTATTTGAACCGGCCCAGAGGGGCAAAGTCAAAGTTACAGAA GAGCAGTATGAGCTTTACTGTGACATCGGCAGCACCTTCCAGCTGTGTAAGATCTGTGCAGAGAGGGATAAGGACACTCGTATCCAGCCCTGTGGGCATCTCCTGTGCCAACCCTGCCTCAAAGGCTGGCAG CAGAAGTCAGCTGGCCACACCTGCCCGTACTGTCGCTGCGACATCAGAGGAACAGAGTCCATACTCGTCGAGCCCTACCGATCAGGCAGAGGtcagtgggaggaggaggagggtgaggacGAGCAAGAGGAGGACGACCATGAGGACATTGAACTGATGTTAAAGGAAATGGCTGCCACGAGGAAG TTCTCACATTTGGATTTCGAAGTTCCCATGTCGCACCTCAGCGCTCCACCTCTGCTCCCTAAAACCCTCACAACCGCCCGCTGTCCGTCTCCCTCCAGACAAACGGAGACTTCAGAAACCGACACACTGGACCAACACTCACGTTCA CAGGCGGGAAGTGGCAATGGAGCTCGtagaagacacacacaacagacacacag cAGCGCTGAACTCCTCACAGAAGCAGAGAGTGTCCCTTCCTCTCAGAAGGGTGTGGACA gttGGATAGCATGGCTCGGACCCTCCAGCCCGGCCACACCGAGACAAAGACACGAAGAGAGGGAGGAATCGAGAGCGGGGCTCAGAGAAGACAAACGTGACCTGGAGGAGATGACGAGCACAATGTCGTCCTGA
- the cblc gene encoding E3 ubiquitin-protein ligase CBL-C isoform X4 — MLGELRAMFPGGIFQGDSYRVTKPEAKEFWMRSFGNKCVVQWIRFKEQLRSVHAFEEGMESMALKSTIDLTCNNHISVFEFDIFTRLFQPWRSLIRNWNQLAVTHPGYMAFLTYDQVIARLEHHLHQPGSYIFRLSCTRMGQWAIGHVTSKGAIVQTIPQNTPLYEALVQGFMGGCYLYPDGRDVNPDLTNVFEPAQRGKVKVTEEQYELYCDIGSTFQLCKICAERDKDTRIQPCGHLLCQPCLKGWQQKSAGHTCPYCRCDIRGTESILVEPYRSGRGQWEEEEGEDEQEEDDHEDIELMLKEMAATRKFSHLDFEVPMSHLSAPPLLPKTLTTARCPSPSRQTETSETDTLDQHSRSAGSGNGARRRHTQQTHSSAELLTEAESVPSSQKGVDSWIAWLGPSSPATPRQRHEEREESRAGLREDKRDLEEMTSTMSS; from the exons ATGCTCGGGGAGCTGAGGGCCATGTTTCCAGGGGGCATTTTTCAAGGTGACTCCTACAGGGTGACAAAGCCAGAGGCTAAGGAGTTTTGGATGCGTTCATTTGGAAACAA ATGTGTAGTGCAGTGGATTCGTTTCAAAGAGCAGCTGCGGAGCGTACATGCGTTTGAGGAAGGGATGGAGTCCATGGCTCTGAAATCAACTATAGATCTCACCTGTAATAACCACAtctctgtgtttgagtttgacaTCTTCACCAGACTGTTTCAG CCGTGGAGGTCACTCATAAGGAACTGGAACCAGCTGGCGGTGACTCATCCAGGCTACATGGCCTTCCTCACCTATGACCAGGTTATAGCTCGTCTGGAGCACCACCTGCATCAACCCGGGAG CTATATCTTTCGCCTGAGCTGCACAAGAATGGGTCAGTGGGCTATCGGTCATGTGACCAGTAAAGGGGCCATTGTCCAGACCATCCCCCAGAATACACCTCTCTACGAGGCTCTCGTTCAGGGCTTCATGGGAGGCTG CTACCTGTACCCGGATGGCCGTGATGTGAACCCTGACCTGACAAACGTATTTGAACCGGCCCAGAGGGGCAAAGTCAAAGTTACAGAA GAGCAGTATGAGCTTTACTGTGACATCGGCAGCACCTTCCAGCTGTGTAAGATCTGTGCAGAGAGGGATAAGGACACTCGTATCCAGCCCTGTGGGCATCTCCTGTGCCAACCCTGCCTCAAAGGCTGGCAG CAGAAGTCAGCTGGCCACACCTGCCCGTACTGTCGCTGCGACATCAGAGGAACAGAGTCCATACTCGTCGAGCCCTACCGATCAGGCAGAGGtcagtgggaggaggaggagggtgaggacGAGCAAGAGGAGGACGACCATGAGGACATTGAACTGATGTTAAAGGAAATGGCTGCCACGAGGAAG TTCTCACATTTGGATTTCGAAGTTCCCATGTCGCACCTCAGCGCTCCACCTCTGCTCCCTAAAACCCTCACAACCGCCCGCTGTCCGTCTCCCTCCAGACAAACGGAGACTTCAGAAACCGACACACTGGACCAACACTCACGTTCA GCGGGAAGTGGCAATGGAGCTCGtagaagacacacacaacagacacacag cAGCGCTGAACTCCTCACAGAAGCAGAGAGTGTCCCTTCCTCTCAGAAGGGTGTGGACA gttGGATAGCATGGCTCGGACCCTCCAGCCCGGCCACACCGAGACAAAGACACGAAGAGAGGGAGGAATCGAGAGCGGGGCTCAGAGAAGACAAACGTGACCTGGAGGAGATGACGAGCACAATGTCGTCCTGA
- the cblc gene encoding E3 ubiquitin-protein ligase CBL-C isoform X5, which produces MLGELRAMFPGGIFQGDSYRVTKPEAKEFWMRSFGNKCVVQWIRFKEQLRSVHAFEEGMESMALKSTIDLTCNNHISVFEFDIFTRLFQPWRSLIRNWNQLAVTHPGYMAFLTYDQVIARLEHHLHQPGSYIFRLSCTRMGQWAIGHVTSKGAIVQTIPQNTPLYEALVQGFMGGCYLYPDGRDVNPDLTNVFEPAQRGKVKVTEEQYELYCDIGSTFQLCKICAERDKDTRIQPCGHLLCQPCLKGWQQKSAGHTCPYCRCDIRGTESILVEPYRSGRGQWEEEEGEDEQEEDDHEDIELMLKEMAATRKFSHLDFEVPMSHLSAPPLLPKTLTTARCPSPSRQTETSETDTLDQHSRSAGSGNGARRRHTQQTHSAELLTEAESVPSSQKGVDSWIAWLGPSSPATPRQRHEEREESRAGLREDKRDLEEMTSTMSS; this is translated from the exons ATGCTCGGGGAGCTGAGGGCCATGTTTCCAGGGGGCATTTTTCAAGGTGACTCCTACAGGGTGACAAAGCCAGAGGCTAAGGAGTTTTGGATGCGTTCATTTGGAAACAA ATGTGTAGTGCAGTGGATTCGTTTCAAAGAGCAGCTGCGGAGCGTACATGCGTTTGAGGAAGGGATGGAGTCCATGGCTCTGAAATCAACTATAGATCTCACCTGTAATAACCACAtctctgtgtttgagtttgacaTCTTCACCAGACTGTTTCAG CCGTGGAGGTCACTCATAAGGAACTGGAACCAGCTGGCGGTGACTCATCCAGGCTACATGGCCTTCCTCACCTATGACCAGGTTATAGCTCGTCTGGAGCACCACCTGCATCAACCCGGGAG CTATATCTTTCGCCTGAGCTGCACAAGAATGGGTCAGTGGGCTATCGGTCATGTGACCAGTAAAGGGGCCATTGTCCAGACCATCCCCCAGAATACACCTCTCTACGAGGCTCTCGTTCAGGGCTTCATGGGAGGCTG CTACCTGTACCCGGATGGCCGTGATGTGAACCCTGACCTGACAAACGTATTTGAACCGGCCCAGAGGGGCAAAGTCAAAGTTACAGAA GAGCAGTATGAGCTTTACTGTGACATCGGCAGCACCTTCCAGCTGTGTAAGATCTGTGCAGAGAGGGATAAGGACACTCGTATCCAGCCCTGTGGGCATCTCCTGTGCCAACCCTGCCTCAAAGGCTGGCAG CAGAAGTCAGCTGGCCACACCTGCCCGTACTGTCGCTGCGACATCAGAGGAACAGAGTCCATACTCGTCGAGCCCTACCGATCAGGCAGAGGtcagtgggaggaggaggagggtgaggacGAGCAAGAGGAGGACGACCATGAGGACATTGAACTGATGTTAAAGGAAATGGCTGCCACGAGGAAG TTCTCACATTTGGATTTCGAAGTTCCCATGTCGCACCTCAGCGCTCCACCTCTGCTCCCTAAAACCCTCACAACCGCCCGCTGTCCGTCTCCCTCCAGACAAACGGAGACTTCAGAAACCGACACACTGGACCAACACTCACGTTCA GCGGGAAGTGGCAATGGAGCTCGtagaagacacacacaacagacacacag CGCTGAACTCCTCACAGAAGCAGAGAGTGTCCCTTCCTCTCAGAAGGGTGTGGACA gttGGATAGCATGGCTCGGACCCTCCAGCCCGGCCACACCGAGACAAAGACACGAAGAGAGGGAGGAATCGAGAGCGGGGCTCAGAGAAGACAAACGTGACCTGGAGGAGATGACGAGCACAATGTCGTCCTGA
- the cblc gene encoding E3 ubiquitin-protein ligase CBL-C isoform X2, with amino-acid sequence MLGELRAMFPGGIFQGDSYRVTKPEAKEFWMRSFGNKCVVQWIRFKEQLRSVHAFEEGMESMALKSTIDLTCNNHISVFEFDIFTRLFQPWRSLIRNWNQLAVTHPGYMAFLTYDQVIARLEHHLHQPGSYIFRLSCTRMGQWAIGHVTSKGAIVQTIPQNTPLYEALVQGFMGGCYLYPDGRDVNPDLTNVFEPAQRGKVKVTEEQYELYCDIGSTFQLCKICAERDKDTRIQPCGHLLCQPCLKGWQQKSAGHTCPYCRCDIRGTESILVEPYRSGRGQWEEEEGEDEQEEDDHEDIELMLKEMAATRKFSHLDFEVPMSHLSAPPLLPKTLTTARCPSPSRQTETSETDTLDQHSRSQAGSGNGARRRHTQQTHSAELLTEAESVPSSQKGVDSWIAWLGPSSPATPRQRHEEREESRAGLREDKRDLEEMTSTMSS; translated from the exons ATGCTCGGGGAGCTGAGGGCCATGTTTCCAGGGGGCATTTTTCAAGGTGACTCCTACAGGGTGACAAAGCCAGAGGCTAAGGAGTTTTGGATGCGTTCATTTGGAAACAA ATGTGTAGTGCAGTGGATTCGTTTCAAAGAGCAGCTGCGGAGCGTACATGCGTTTGAGGAAGGGATGGAGTCCATGGCTCTGAAATCAACTATAGATCTCACCTGTAATAACCACAtctctgtgtttgagtttgacaTCTTCACCAGACTGTTTCAG CCGTGGAGGTCACTCATAAGGAACTGGAACCAGCTGGCGGTGACTCATCCAGGCTACATGGCCTTCCTCACCTATGACCAGGTTATAGCTCGTCTGGAGCACCACCTGCATCAACCCGGGAG CTATATCTTTCGCCTGAGCTGCACAAGAATGGGTCAGTGGGCTATCGGTCATGTGACCAGTAAAGGGGCCATTGTCCAGACCATCCCCCAGAATACACCTCTCTACGAGGCTCTCGTTCAGGGCTTCATGGGAGGCTG CTACCTGTACCCGGATGGCCGTGATGTGAACCCTGACCTGACAAACGTATTTGAACCGGCCCAGAGGGGCAAAGTCAAAGTTACAGAA GAGCAGTATGAGCTTTACTGTGACATCGGCAGCACCTTCCAGCTGTGTAAGATCTGTGCAGAGAGGGATAAGGACACTCGTATCCAGCCCTGTGGGCATCTCCTGTGCCAACCCTGCCTCAAAGGCTGGCAG CAGAAGTCAGCTGGCCACACCTGCCCGTACTGTCGCTGCGACATCAGAGGAACAGAGTCCATACTCGTCGAGCCCTACCGATCAGGCAGAGGtcagtgggaggaggaggagggtgaggacGAGCAAGAGGAGGACGACCATGAGGACATTGAACTGATGTTAAAGGAAATGGCTGCCACGAGGAAG TTCTCACATTTGGATTTCGAAGTTCCCATGTCGCACCTCAGCGCTCCACCTCTGCTCCCTAAAACCCTCACAACCGCCCGCTGTCCGTCTCCCTCCAGACAAACGGAGACTTCAGAAACCGACACACTGGACCAACACTCACGTTCA CAGGCGGGAAGTGGCAATGGAGCTCGtagaagacacacacaacagacacacag CGCTGAACTCCTCACAGAAGCAGAGAGTGTCCCTTCCTCTCAGAAGGGTGTGGACA gttGGATAGCATGGCTCGGACCCTCCAGCCCGGCCACACCGAGACAAAGACACGAAGAGAGGGAGGAATCGAGAGCGGGGCTCAGAGAAGACAAACGTGACCTGGAGGAGATGACGAGCACAATGTCGTCCTGA
- the cblc gene encoding E3 ubiquitin-protein ligase CBL-C isoform X3: MLGELRAMFPGGIFQGDSYRVTKPEAKEFWMRSFGNKCVVQWIRFKEQLRSVHAFEEGMESMALKSTIDLTCNNHISVFEFDIFTRLFQPWRSLIRNWNQLAVTHPGYMAFLTYDQVIARLEHHLHQPGSYIFRLSCTRMGQWAIGHVTSKGAIVQTIPQNTPLYEALVQGFMGGCYLYPDGRDVNPDLTNVFEPAQRGKVKVTEEQYELYCDIGSTFQLCKICAERDKDTRIQPCGHLLCQPCLKGWQKSAGHTCPYCRCDIRGTESILVEPYRSGRGQWEEEEGEDEQEEDDHEDIELMLKEMAATRKFSHLDFEVPMSHLSAPPLLPKTLTTARCPSPSRQTETSETDTLDQHSRSQAGSGNGARRRHTQQTHSSAELLTEAESVPSSQKGVDSWIAWLGPSSPATPRQRHEEREESRAGLREDKRDLEEMTSTMSS, from the exons ATGCTCGGGGAGCTGAGGGCCATGTTTCCAGGGGGCATTTTTCAAGGTGACTCCTACAGGGTGACAAAGCCAGAGGCTAAGGAGTTTTGGATGCGTTCATTTGGAAACAA ATGTGTAGTGCAGTGGATTCGTTTCAAAGAGCAGCTGCGGAGCGTACATGCGTTTGAGGAAGGGATGGAGTCCATGGCTCTGAAATCAACTATAGATCTCACCTGTAATAACCACAtctctgtgtttgagtttgacaTCTTCACCAGACTGTTTCAG CCGTGGAGGTCACTCATAAGGAACTGGAACCAGCTGGCGGTGACTCATCCAGGCTACATGGCCTTCCTCACCTATGACCAGGTTATAGCTCGTCTGGAGCACCACCTGCATCAACCCGGGAG CTATATCTTTCGCCTGAGCTGCACAAGAATGGGTCAGTGGGCTATCGGTCATGTGACCAGTAAAGGGGCCATTGTCCAGACCATCCCCCAGAATACACCTCTCTACGAGGCTCTCGTTCAGGGCTTCATGGGAGGCTG CTACCTGTACCCGGATGGCCGTGATGTGAACCCTGACCTGACAAACGTATTTGAACCGGCCCAGAGGGGCAAAGTCAAAGTTACAGAA GAGCAGTATGAGCTTTACTGTGACATCGGCAGCACCTTCCAGCTGTGTAAGATCTGTGCAGAGAGGGATAAGGACACTCGTATCCAGCCCTGTGGGCATCTCCTGTGCCAACCCTGCCTCAAAGGCTGGCAG AAGTCAGCTGGCCACACCTGCCCGTACTGTCGCTGCGACATCAGAGGAACAGAGTCCATACTCGTCGAGCCCTACCGATCAGGCAGAGGtcagtgggaggaggaggagggtgaggacGAGCAAGAGGAGGACGACCATGAGGACATTGAACTGATGTTAAAGGAAATGGCTGCCACGAGGAAG TTCTCACATTTGGATTTCGAAGTTCCCATGTCGCACCTCAGCGCTCCACCTCTGCTCCCTAAAACCCTCACAACCGCCCGCTGTCCGTCTCCCTCCAGACAAACGGAGACTTCAGAAACCGACACACTGGACCAACACTCACGTTCA CAGGCGGGAAGTGGCAATGGAGCTCGtagaagacacacacaacagacacacag cAGCGCTGAACTCCTCACAGAAGCAGAGAGTGTCCCTTCCTCTCAGAAGGGTGTGGACA gttGGATAGCATGGCTCGGACCCTCCAGCCCGGCCACACCGAGACAAAGACACGAAGAGAGGGAGGAATCGAGAGCGGGGCTCAGAGAAGACAAACGTGACCTGGAGGAGATGACGAGCACAATGTCGTCCTGA
- the cblc gene encoding E3 ubiquitin-protein ligase CBL-C isoform X6, whose protein sequence is MLGELRAMFPGGIFQGDSYRVTKPEAKEFWMRSFGNKCVVQWIRFKEQLRSVHAFEEGMESMALKSTIDLTCNNHISVFEFDIFTRLFQPWRSLIRNWNQLAVTHPGYMAFLTYDQVIARLEHHLHQPGSYIFRLSCTRMGQWAIGHVTSKGAIVQTIPQNTPLYEALVQGFMGGCYLYPDGRDVNPDLTNVFEPAQRGKVKVTEEQYELYCDIGSTFQLCKICAERDKDTRIQPCGHLLCQPCLKGWQQKSAGHTCPYCRCDIRGTESILVEPYRSGRGQWEEEEGEDEQEEDDHEDIELMLKEMAATRKFSHLDFEVPMSHLSAPPLLPKTLTTARCPSPSRQTETSETDTLDQHSRSQAGSGNGARRRHTQQTHRLDSMARTLQPGHTETKTRREGGIESGAQRRQT, encoded by the exons ATGCTCGGGGAGCTGAGGGCCATGTTTCCAGGGGGCATTTTTCAAGGTGACTCCTACAGGGTGACAAAGCCAGAGGCTAAGGAGTTTTGGATGCGTTCATTTGGAAACAA ATGTGTAGTGCAGTGGATTCGTTTCAAAGAGCAGCTGCGGAGCGTACATGCGTTTGAGGAAGGGATGGAGTCCATGGCTCTGAAATCAACTATAGATCTCACCTGTAATAACCACAtctctgtgtttgagtttgacaTCTTCACCAGACTGTTTCAG CCGTGGAGGTCACTCATAAGGAACTGGAACCAGCTGGCGGTGACTCATCCAGGCTACATGGCCTTCCTCACCTATGACCAGGTTATAGCTCGTCTGGAGCACCACCTGCATCAACCCGGGAG CTATATCTTTCGCCTGAGCTGCACAAGAATGGGTCAGTGGGCTATCGGTCATGTGACCAGTAAAGGGGCCATTGTCCAGACCATCCCCCAGAATACACCTCTCTACGAGGCTCTCGTTCAGGGCTTCATGGGAGGCTG CTACCTGTACCCGGATGGCCGTGATGTGAACCCTGACCTGACAAACGTATTTGAACCGGCCCAGAGGGGCAAAGTCAAAGTTACAGAA GAGCAGTATGAGCTTTACTGTGACATCGGCAGCACCTTCCAGCTGTGTAAGATCTGTGCAGAGAGGGATAAGGACACTCGTATCCAGCCCTGTGGGCATCTCCTGTGCCAACCCTGCCTCAAAGGCTGGCAG CAGAAGTCAGCTGGCCACACCTGCCCGTACTGTCGCTGCGACATCAGAGGAACAGAGTCCATACTCGTCGAGCCCTACCGATCAGGCAGAGGtcagtgggaggaggaggagggtgaggacGAGCAAGAGGAGGACGACCATGAGGACATTGAACTGATGTTAAAGGAAATGGCTGCCACGAGGAAG TTCTCACATTTGGATTTCGAAGTTCCCATGTCGCACCTCAGCGCTCCACCTCTGCTCCCTAAAACCCTCACAACCGCCCGCTGTCCGTCTCCCTCCAGACAAACGGAGACTTCAGAAACCGACACACTGGACCAACACTCACGTTCA CAGGCGGGAAGTGGCAATGGAGCTCGtagaagacacacacaacagacacacag gttGGATAGCATGGCTCGGACCCTCCAGCCCGGCCACACCGAGACAAAGACACGAAGAGAGGGAGGAATCGAGAGCGGGGCTCAGAGAAGACAAACGTGA
- the cblc gene encoding E3 ubiquitin-protein ligase CBL-C isoform X7 — MLGELRAMFPGGIFQGDSYRVTKPEAKEFWMRSFGNKCVVQWIRFKEQLRSVHAFEEGMESMALKSTIDLTCNNHISVFEFDIFTRLFQPWRSLIRNWNQLAVTHPGYMAFLTYDQVIARLEHHLHQPGSYIFRLSCTRMGQWAIGHVTSKGAIVQTIPQNTPLYEALVQGFMGGCYLYPDGRDVNPDLTNVFEPAQRGKVKVTEEQYELYCDIGSTFQLCKICAERDKDTRIQPCGHLLCQPCLKGWQQKSAGHTCPYCRCDIRGTESILVEPYRSGRGQWEEEEGEDEQEEDDHEDIELMLKEMAATRKFSHLDFEVPMSHLSAPPLLPKTLTTARCPSPSRQTETSETDTLDQHSRSAGSGNGARRRHTQQTHRLDSMARTLQPGHTETKTRREGGIESGAQRRQT, encoded by the exons ATGCTCGGGGAGCTGAGGGCCATGTTTCCAGGGGGCATTTTTCAAGGTGACTCCTACAGGGTGACAAAGCCAGAGGCTAAGGAGTTTTGGATGCGTTCATTTGGAAACAA ATGTGTAGTGCAGTGGATTCGTTTCAAAGAGCAGCTGCGGAGCGTACATGCGTTTGAGGAAGGGATGGAGTCCATGGCTCTGAAATCAACTATAGATCTCACCTGTAATAACCACAtctctgtgtttgagtttgacaTCTTCACCAGACTGTTTCAG CCGTGGAGGTCACTCATAAGGAACTGGAACCAGCTGGCGGTGACTCATCCAGGCTACATGGCCTTCCTCACCTATGACCAGGTTATAGCTCGTCTGGAGCACCACCTGCATCAACCCGGGAG CTATATCTTTCGCCTGAGCTGCACAAGAATGGGTCAGTGGGCTATCGGTCATGTGACCAGTAAAGGGGCCATTGTCCAGACCATCCCCCAGAATACACCTCTCTACGAGGCTCTCGTTCAGGGCTTCATGGGAGGCTG CTACCTGTACCCGGATGGCCGTGATGTGAACCCTGACCTGACAAACGTATTTGAACCGGCCCAGAGGGGCAAAGTCAAAGTTACAGAA GAGCAGTATGAGCTTTACTGTGACATCGGCAGCACCTTCCAGCTGTGTAAGATCTGTGCAGAGAGGGATAAGGACACTCGTATCCAGCCCTGTGGGCATCTCCTGTGCCAACCCTGCCTCAAAGGCTGGCAG CAGAAGTCAGCTGGCCACACCTGCCCGTACTGTCGCTGCGACATCAGAGGAACAGAGTCCATACTCGTCGAGCCCTACCGATCAGGCAGAGGtcagtgggaggaggaggagggtgaggacGAGCAAGAGGAGGACGACCATGAGGACATTGAACTGATGTTAAAGGAAATGGCTGCCACGAGGAAG TTCTCACATTTGGATTTCGAAGTTCCCATGTCGCACCTCAGCGCTCCACCTCTGCTCCCTAAAACCCTCACAACCGCCCGCTGTCCGTCTCCCTCCAGACAAACGGAGACTTCAGAAACCGACACACTGGACCAACACTCACGTTCA GCGGGAAGTGGCAATGGAGCTCGtagaagacacacacaacagacacacag gttGGATAGCATGGCTCGGACCCTCCAGCCCGGCCACACCGAGACAAAGACACGAAGAGAGGGAGGAATCGAGAGCGGGGCTCAGAGAAGACAAACGTGA
- the bcl3 gene encoding B-cell lymphoma 3 protein homolog — protein MAIVCKLITFMLWARRGLDVYNNLRQTPLHLAVITLQANMVEALLREGADPSALDRNGQTALHLCCEYDQRDCLSVVLSRTPSSACLEMRNYEGLSPLHLAVLRDQKDLARMLLDAGADINVMDNKSGQSPLMHAVESNHADMVHFLIESGCDVNSQSYSGNTALHSACGRGQVDTVRLLLKSGADSSLKNYHNDTPVMVAKNKKITDVLRGRGSNQIRVQDQHNVSVSSHGSNLTENGSPSSNHSRGCSPSTTPHTPYHSTSHSPKIHLPLDFHFTS, from the exons ATGGCCATCGTCTGCAAACTGATCACCTTCATGCTGTGGGCTCGCAGAGGCCTCGATGTCTACAACAACCTCCGTCAG ACTCCTCTTCATCTGGCAGTGATCACCCTGCAGGCAAACATGGTGGAGGCTTTGTTGAGAGAGGGGGCCGACCCCTCTGCCTTGGACCGCAACGGCCAAACAGCCCTGCACCTCTGCTGCGAATATGACCAGCGTGACTGTCTGTCGGTCGTGCTCTCTCGCACCCCATCCTCCGCGTGCCTGGAGATGAGAAACTATGAGG GTTTGAGCCCTCTCCATCTGGCAGTGCTGCGAGACCAGAAGGATTTGGCCAGAATGCTGCTGGATGCCGGCGCTGACATCAATGTTATG GACAACAAAAGTGGCCAGAGTCCTCTCATGCACGCGGTGGAGAGCAATCACGCAGACATGGTCCACTTCCTCATTGAG AGTGGCTGTGATGTCAACAGCCAGTCATACAGTGGGAACACAGCCCTGCACAGCGCGTGTGGTCGAGGTCAGGTGGACACGGTGCGGCTGCTGCTGAAGAGCGGAGCTGACAGCAGCCTCAAGAACTACCATAATGACACCCCAGTGATGGTGGCCAAGAACAAGAAA ATAACAGATGTGTTACGAGGGAGAGGCTCCAACCAGATAAGAGTACAGGATCAACACAATGTGTCTGTCTCATCACATGGCAGCAATTTAACAGAAAATG GGTCCCCATCTTCCAACCACAGTCGTGGATGTTCACCTTCGactacaccacacacaccttatCATAGCACCTCACATTCTCCAAAGATCCATCTACCCTTGGATTTCCATTTTACTAGTTAA